A genomic window from Flavobacterium johnsoniae includes:
- a CDS encoding putative LPS assembly protein LptD, which translates to MTCQKTSHNFTKIAFKPLHTNLFNIVLISFFLTIGCGNLYSQEIKNKKKPLPAVKQTDKESKPVIDTIKLDTVRPKKTFLDGKVKYRAKDYAKIDQKNKLITLYNEAELYYKDVELKSGIIILNYEKDEVYAGRIKDSAGVLVQYPNFKQGSSEVQPDSIRFNFKTKKALIYNSRTEQGEFKIKAAVTKKENDSVYFLKGARFTTSTDVDHPEYYFQTSKVKFIPGKKVITGLTNMVIADVPTPLALPFAYFPMSQEKSVSGIIIPSYNDSNTRGFSLQNGGYYFALSDHYDLTVLGDYYTNGSYAMRFESSYATRYKYRGNVNIRFENLINSERGYPDYSKQNIYNIQWSHSKDTKSNPNSTFSASVNMGSSKYFKQSINQANIGSNLNNTLSSSISYNKTFNTIPGSRISLSATHQQNTQTEDIIMTLPTLQGSIDRIYPFAGKDGVKKGIIKNINLQYNVSGKNEFKTKDSLFFKPQMFKDAQMGMQHTIPLSTNFKVFKYFSASASTTYQETWVNKTIKKSYDASTGQAEPTPVNGFDSFRTYNFSTNLGTTIYGTFNFGEDKKIQSIRHVMRPSVTYAYTPSFERYYDTYAVDASGRITSEYTRFENGLFGQPGKDNSNVVGFSLSNTFEAKVRDKDSTKTEPKKIMLLNNLNFSTSYNFNADGKTTFGWQPVLVSGGTQFFDNKMNMNFGATLDPYAIDNGGNKLNKFNIDNGGSLFRMTSANVTVNYSFSSKGTGEKDKNTQSQRNGGRSDDLFGTNTDLNDTRNSQFANEPEKEDVITEFFNSKIPFDMTLAYSLTYSNINRENRISNNSLMISVNTDITPKWKGGISTGYDFVQKGVTFTQFRFERDLLSWRMAFNWQPLGTNSNWNFFIGIKSGMLSDIKWNKRSVSNR; encoded by the coding sequence TTGACATGTCAAAAAACAAGCCATAATTTTACAAAAATAGCATTTAAACCTTTGCATACAAACTTATTTAATATCGTTTTAATATCATTTTTCCTAACTATAGGTTGTGGTAATTTATATTCGCAAGAAATAAAAAACAAAAAAAAGCCTTTACCTGCTGTAAAACAAACAGATAAAGAATCCAAACCCGTAATCGATACTATAAAGCTAGACACTGTTAGACCTAAAAAGACTTTTTTGGATGGAAAAGTAAAATACAGAGCTAAAGATTATGCAAAAATTGATCAGAAAAACAAACTTATCACTTTATACAACGAAGCCGAATTATACTATAAAGATGTAGAATTAAAATCGGGCATCATTATTCTTAATTATGAAAAGGACGAAGTTTATGCAGGAAGAATAAAAGATTCTGCTGGGGTTTTAGTCCAATATCCTAATTTTAAACAAGGTTCAAGCGAAGTTCAACCCGACTCAATTCGATTTAATTTCAAAACAAAAAAAGCATTAATTTATAATTCTAGAACCGAACAAGGAGAATTTAAAATTAAAGCTGCTGTTACTAAAAAAGAAAACGATTCTGTTTATTTCTTAAAAGGAGCGCGTTTTACAACTTCAACAGATGTTGATCATCCAGAATATTATTTCCAAACCAGCAAAGTAAAATTTATTCCTGGAAAAAAAGTAATTACCGGTTTAACCAACATGGTAATTGCCGACGTACCAACACCTTTAGCATTACCTTTTGCATATTTTCCGATGAGCCAGGAAAAAAGTGTTTCTGGTATTATTATTCCTAGTTATAATGATTCTAACACCAGAGGTTTTTCTCTTCAAAATGGTGGATATTATTTTGCTTTAAGTGATCATTATGATTTAACCGTACTTGGAGATTATTACACTAACGGAAGTTACGCCATGCGATTTGAATCTTCATATGCAACAAGATACAAATATCGAGGAAATGTAAATATCCGTTTTGAAAATCTAATAAACAGCGAACGTGGATATCCTGATTATTCAAAACAAAATATTTACAACATTCAGTGGTCGCATTCTAAAGACACAAAATCAAACCCAAATTCAACCTTCTCTGCATCGGTAAATATGGGTAGTAGTAAATACTTTAAACAATCTATTAACCAAGCCAACATTGGTTCGAACTTAAACAACACTTTAAGTTCTTCTATTTCATACAATAAAACTTTTAATACCATTCCAGGATCTCGTATTTCGTTATCGGCAACGCATCAGCAAAATACGCAAACAGAAGATATCATTATGACACTTCCTACATTGCAAGGAAGTATAGACCGTATTTATCCTTTTGCTGGAAAAGACGGCGTAAAGAAAGGGATAATTAAAAACATCAACTTGCAATATAACGTAAGCGGAAAAAATGAATTTAAAACAAAAGATTCTTTGTTTTTCAAGCCGCAGATGTTTAAAGATGCCCAGATGGGAATGCAACATACAATTCCTCTTAGTACAAACTTTAAAGTTTTTAAATATTTTAGTGCAAGTGCTTCCACAACTTATCAGGAAACTTGGGTAAACAAAACAATCAAAAAAAGCTATGATGCTTCAACTGGACAAGCAGAACCTACACCTGTAAATGGTTTTGACTCTTTTAGAACTTATAATTTTAGCACAAACTTAGGAACAACCATTTACGGAACTTTTAATTTTGGCGAAGACAAGAAAATTCAGTCTATAAGACACGTTATGCGTCCAAGTGTAACTTATGCTTACACACCAAGTTTTGAGCGTTATTATGATACTTATGCTGTAGATGCAAGCGGAAGAATCACTTCTGAATATACAAGATTTGAAAACGGTCTTTTTGGACAGCCTGGTAAAGACAATTCTAACGTTGTTGGTTTTTCTTTGAGTAATACTTTTGAAGCAAAAGTAAGAGACAAAGACAGTACTAAAACTGAACCAAAAAAAATAATGCTGTTAAACAACTTAAACTTCAGTACAAGTTATAACTTCAATGCAGACGGAAAAACAACTTTTGGATGGCAGCCTGTATTAGTAAGTGGTGGAACACAGTTTTTTGACAATAAAATGAATATGAACTTTGGCGCAACATTAGATCCTTACGCGATTGATAATGGAGGTAACAAGTTAAACAAATTCAACATTGATAACGGCGGAAGTTTATTTAGAATGACCAGCGCAAACGTAACGGTAAACTATTCGTTTTCTAGTAAAGGAACCGGCGAAAAAGACAAGAACACCCAAAGTCAGCGGAATGGTGGACGAAGTGATGATTTATTTGGTACAAACACCGATTTAAATGACACTCGAAATAGCCAATTTGCCAATGAACCTGAAAAAGAAGATGTGATTACTGAGTTTTTTAACTCAAAAATCCCTTTTGACATGACTCTTGCCTACTCTTTAACATACTCTAATATAAATCGAGAGAATAGAATCTCTAATAACTCTCTTATGATTTCGGTTAACACAGACATTACACCAAAATGGAAAGGTGGAATTTCTACTGGTTATGATTTTGTACAAAAAGGAGTTACTTTTACCCAATTCCGTTTTGAAAGAGATTTGTTAAGCTGGAGAATGGCATTTAATTGGCAGCCTCTAGGAACAAATTCTAACTGGAACTTCTTCATCGGAATCAAATCTGGTATGCTTAGTGACATTAAATGGAACAAACGAAGCGTTTCTAATCGATAA
- a CDS encoding (Fe-S)-binding protein, translating to MSYLDNILFAILLVVGFGFFAASVKKIIRNINLGVDVDRKDNPKARWKNMALIALGQSRMVRRPVAGILHIFVYVGFIIINIELLEIIIDGLFGTHRIFAPYLGVVYDVLIASFEILAILVIFAVTVFWIRRNFIRLKRFIHSDLTGFPKSDANYILYFETVLMILFLLMNASDYHLQNVPGGIFHKAGSFPISQFIAPIFNGMSNELVVLLFEVFWWLHIAGILVFMNYLYFSKHLHILLAFPNTYFANLKPEGQFDNLASVTNEVKLMMDPNADPFAAAPPADENSAPAKFGASDVQDLNWVQLLNAYTCTECGRCTSSCPANQTGKKLSPRKIMMDTRDRLTEVGKNIDANKGVFVPDNKSLLNDYITPEELWACTSCNACVEECPVNISPLSIIMDMRRYLVMEQSAAPMSLNAMMTNIENNGAPWQYSQQDRLNWKNEN from the coding sequence ATGAGTTATTTAGATAATATTTTGTTTGCCATACTTCTTGTAGTTGGTTTCGGTTTTTTTGCAGCGAGCGTAAAAAAGATCATCCGAAACATTAATTTGGGAGTAGATGTAGATCGAAAAGATAATCCTAAAGCTCGATGGAAAAACATGGCTTTGATTGCTCTTGGGCAATCAAGAATGGTGAGACGCCCTGTTGCTGGAATACTGCATATTTTTGTTTATGTGGGATTCATCATTATTAATATTGAATTGCTTGAAATCATTATTGATGGACTTTTCGGGACGCATAGGATTTTTGCGCCTTATTTAGGTGTTGTTTATGATGTTCTGATTGCTTCATTTGAAATATTAGCAATACTGGTAATTTTTGCTGTAACTGTTTTTTGGATTAGAAGAAACTTTATCAGATTGAAGCGTTTTATTCACTCTGATTTAACTGGATTTCCAAAAAGCGATGCGAATTACATTTTGTATTTCGAAACCGTTTTGATGATTTTGTTTTTATTGATGAATGCTTCTGATTATCATTTGCAAAATGTTCCAGGAGGAATTTTTCATAAAGCAGGAAGTTTTCCAATAAGTCAGTTTATTGCGCCTATTTTTAACGGAATGTCAAATGAATTAGTTGTTCTTTTGTTTGAAGTATTTTGGTGGTTGCATATTGCTGGAATTTTAGTTTTTATGAACTATTTATATTTCTCAAAACATTTACATATTCTTTTGGCTTTCCCGAATACTTATTTTGCAAATTTAAAACCAGAAGGACAGTTTGATAATTTAGCTTCTGTTACAAATGAAGTGAAATTGATGATGGATCCAAACGCCGATCCGTTTGCAGCGGCACCGCCAGCAGATGAAAATTCAGCTCCAGCTAAATTTGGTGCAAGCGATGTTCAGGATTTAAATTGGGTTCAGTTATTAAATGCTTATACGTGTACAGAATGTGGGCGTTGTACTTCATCATGTCCAGCAAATCAAACGGGTAAAAAATTGTCTCCTCGTAAAATTATGATGGACACAAGAGATCGTTTGACGGAAGTTGGAAAAAATATTGACGCCAATAAAGGTGTTTTTGTTCCAGATAATAAATCACTTTTAAACGATTATATTACTCCAGAAGAATTATGGGCTTGTACGTCTTGTAATGCTTGTGTAGAAGAATGTCCAGTAAATATTAGTCCGTTATCTATTATTATGGATATGCGTCGTTATTTGGTAATGGAGCAAAGTGCTGCTCCAATGTCATTAAACGCGATGATGACTAATATTGAAAATAACGGTGCGCCTTGGCAGTATAGCCAGCAAGACCGTTTAAATTGGAAAAACGAGAATTAA
- a CDS encoding N-acetylmuramoyl-L-alanine amidase family protein, whose translation MNRINKFKVIFTLFLTILSFYAHSQSNVFKVTLDAGHGDHDFGAVYSGRIEKNIALAIVLKVGKILELNPNVNVIYTRKTDVFIDLVERANIANRANSNIFVSIHCNANKNTAADGTETYVMGLSKVASNLEAAKKENSVITLEKDYKRKYEGYDPNSPESMIGMTLMQEEYLDNSISLATKIEDNFEKLGKKLRQGGVKQAPFMVLHKAYMPRVLVETGFVSNPTEGNILNSEEGQDDIARAIAEAILSYKREYFGSGGESDDSRPIRDTSKPVKPKTTAPVAAVKNAPKGTFFKVQLIASIKKTPLEPKNFKGLKNVTMLFENNIYKYFYEETSSYETAQKYLQEAKSKGYGAAFLVATRDGEKISIQDAIK comes from the coding sequence ATGAATAGAATTAACAAATTTAAGGTAATATTTACTTTATTTCTAACAATCCTGTCTTTTTATGCTCATAGTCAGTCCAATGTGTTTAAAGTAACTTTGGATGCTGGACATGGTGATCATGACTTTGGAGCTGTTTATAGCGGCAGAATTGAAAAAAATATTGCTTTAGCGATTGTTCTAAAAGTGGGAAAGATTTTAGAACTAAATCCGAATGTTAATGTAATTTATACCCGTAAAACAGACGTTTTTATCGATTTGGTCGAAAGAGCAAACATCGCAAATAGAGCCAATTCAAATATTTTTGTTTCTATTCACTGTAATGCTAATAAAAATACAGCTGCCGACGGAACAGAAACTTATGTAATGGGTTTAAGTAAAGTTGCGTCAAACCTTGAAGCGGCAAAGAAAGAGAACTCTGTAATTACTTTAGAGAAAGATTATAAACGTAAATATGAAGGTTACGATCCTAATTCTCCAGAATCAATGATCGGTATGACTTTGATGCAAGAAGAATATTTAGATAACAGTATTTCTTTGGCTACTAAAATCGAAGATAATTTTGAAAAATTAGGTAAGAAACTTCGTCAAGGTGGTGTAAAACAAGCACCTTTCATGGTACTTCATAAAGCATACATGCCTAGAGTTTTGGTTGAAACTGGATTTGTGTCTAACCCAACAGAAGGTAATATTCTAAATTCTGAAGAAGGTCAGGATGATATTGCAAGAGCAATCGCAGAGGCAATTTTAAGTTATAAGAGAGAATATTTTGGTTCAGGTGGTGAATCAGACGACAGTCGGCCCATAAGAGATACTTCAAAACCAGTAAAACCTAAAACAACTGCTCCTGTTGCAGCGGTTAAAAATGCGCCTAAAGGAACCTTTTTTAAAGTACAGCTAATAGCGAGTATTAAAAAAACGCCATTGGAACCTAAAAACTTCAAAGGGTTAAAAAATGTGACGATGTTATTTGAAAACAATATATATAAGTATTTCTACGAAGAAACTTCAAGTTACGAAACTGCGCAAAAATATTTGCAAGAAGCTAAAAGTAAAGGGTATGGCGCAGCATTTTTAGTAGCAACTAGAGATGGAGAAAAAATCAGTATTCAGGACGCAATTAAATAA
- a CDS encoding RidA family protein: MKKIIFTEKAPAPIGPYNQAILSGNTLYASGQIAINPESGELITDNINDETNQVMQNIAAILEAAGMTFENVVKSTIFIMDMNNFGAINTVYGSYFNEKTAPARETVQVACLPKNVNVEISIIAVQ, encoded by the coding sequence ATGAAAAAAATAATCTTTACCGAGAAAGCTCCGGCTCCGATCGGACCTTACAACCAAGCTATTTTATCTGGAAATACGCTTTATGCTTCTGGACAAATTGCCATTAATCCAGAATCAGGAGAATTGATTACAGATAATATTAACGACGAAACTAACCAAGTTATGCAAAACATTGCTGCAATTCTAGAAGCCGCAGGAATGACTTTTGAGAACGTAGTGAAGTCTACAATTTTCATTATGGATATGAATAACTTTGGAGCAATAAACACAGTTTACGGTTCGTATTTTAACGAAAAAACCGCTCCAGCACGTGAAACGGTTCAGGTGGCATGTTTGCCAAAAAATGTTAATGTAGAAATATCTATAATTGCTGTGCAATAG
- a CDS encoding MlaD family protein, with product MKLTREIKTAILVIASILLFIWGYSFLKGRDLFTNYKTLYVQYDNVEDLSASAPVTLNGLAIGKVSKITIDEVTGKLLVELQLKTDFPISKTSTASLYSPSLIGGKQIKIVPNMADKELAEDGQTLASAVELGLTESLGGKIEPIQQKLDKMLVNIDVLVTGLNNTLDKQTQENLKKTIAELSQTMAQFHKASGSLNNILDTNKGQINGMVSNFNKASNNFNKISDSLNKADLGKTVRNLNQALAKVDGLMANLNSGKGTAGKLLNDDALYNNLAKTSKELELLLQDVRLYPTRYVNVSLFGKKNKPYVAPTEDTNSTDKK from the coding sequence TTGAAACTAACAAGAGAAATTAAAACGGCTATTTTAGTCATCGCATCGATTTTATTATTTATTTGGGGTTATAGTTTTTTAAAAGGCAGAGATCTTTTTACAAATTATAAAACTTTATATGTTCAATATGATAATGTTGAAGATTTGTCAGCTTCAGCTCCCGTTACATTAAACGGATTAGCAATTGGTAAAGTAAGTAAAATCACTATAGACGAAGTTACTGGTAAATTATTAGTTGAACTTCAATTAAAAACAGATTTTCCAATTTCGAAAACAAGTACTGCATCTTTGTATTCTCCAAGTTTAATTGGCGGAAAACAAATTAAGATTGTACCGAATATGGCAGATAAAGAATTAGCAGAAGATGGACAGACTTTAGCTTCTGCGGTTGAACTTGGGTTGACTGAATCTTTAGGAGGGAAAATTGAACCAATTCAGCAAAAGCTAGACAAAATGCTTGTAAATATTGATGTTTTAGTTACTGGACTGAACAATACTTTAGACAAGCAAACACAAGAAAACTTAAAGAAAACAATTGCTGAGTTAAGTCAGACAATGGCGCAGTTTCACAAAGCATCTGGTAGTTTAAATAATATTTTAGACACTAATAAAGGACAGATTAACGGAATGGTTTCTAACTTTAATAAAGCATCAAACAATTTCAATAAAATCTCTGATTCTTTAAATAAAGCTGATTTAGGGAAAACAGTTCGTAATCTTAACCAAGCTTTGGCAAAAGTTGATGGTTTAATGGCTAATTTAAATTCTGGAAAAGGTACTGCGGGTAAATTATTAAACGACGACGCTCTTTATAATAACTTAGCTAAAACTTCAAAAGAGCTTGAATTGTTATTGCAAGATGTACGTTTATATCCTACACGTTACGTAAATGTTTCTCTTTTTGGAAAGAAAAACAAACCTTATGTAGCACCAACTGAAGATACAAATTCAACTGATAAAAAATAA
- a CDS encoding methylglyoxal synthase, producing MEIAIIAHDGKKADLIDFLIKNEAVLHNEKIRLIGTGTTGGKAEAAGFKTQRMLSGPLGGDAQIAGRVAEGITKMVFFFKDPLSSHPHEADINMLIRVCDVHNVPLATNEATAQLLLDAIAQQL from the coding sequence ATGGAAATTGCCATTATTGCCCATGATGGAAAAAAAGCTGATTTAATTGATTTTTTAATTAAAAATGAAGCTGTTTTACACAATGAAAAAATAAGATTAATTGGTACCGGTACAACTGGAGGAAAAGCTGAAGCAGCGGGTTTTAAAACTCAAAGAATGCTTTCGGGACCTTTAGGAGGCGATGCGCAAATTGCAGGAAGAGTGGCGGAAGGAATAACAAAAATGGTTTTCTTTTTTAAAGACCCTTTGTCAAGTCATCCTCACGAGGCAGATATTAATATGCTGATTCGTGTTTGTGATGTGCATAATGTGCCGCTGGCAACAAACGAAGCAACGGCACAATTATTATTAGATGCTATTGCACAGCAATTATAG
- a CDS encoding N-acetylglucosamine kinase, which yields MKLIVDSGSTKADWIAIDDNGKVLFTTQTLGLNPEILDGPEIIERLNDRFDILQNKKNATHLFFYGAGCGTDRMKTALSQIFQEYFTNAIVDVQEDTYAAVYATTPKGEEAIVSILGTGSNCSYFDGKVLHQKVQSLGYIVMDDCSGNVFGKELIRKYYFNKMPKELAVELEKEYDVDPDFIKNKLYKEPNPNAYLATYAKFLIKHKDTEFCRKIIFKGMKSFVKNYIKQFDNCKEVPVHFVGSIAFYLKDELQETFNKYELQLGNVLRRPIDGLIAYHVANQ from the coding sequence ATGAAATTAATAGTTGACAGTGGATCTACTAAAGCCGATTGGATTGCGATAGATGATAATGGAAAAGTATTATTCACAACACAAACTTTAGGATTAAATCCTGAAATTCTTGATGGTCCGGAAATTATCGAAAGATTAAACGACCGTTTTGATATCTTACAAAACAAAAAAAATGCTACTCATTTATTCTTCTATGGTGCAGGATGTGGTACTGATAGAATGAAAACAGCATTATCTCAAATTTTCCAAGAGTATTTTACTAACGCTATTGTAGATGTTCAGGAAGATACTTACGCGGCGGTTTATGCAACAACACCAAAAGGAGAAGAGGCAATTGTTTCTATCTTAGGAACTGGTTCTAACTGCAGTTATTTTGATGGAAAAGTATTGCATCAAAAAGTACAGTCTTTAGGATACATTGTTATGGACGACTGTAGCGGTAACGTTTTTGGAAAAGAATTAATTAGAAAATACTACTTTAATAAAATGCCTAAAGAATTGGCTGTTGAACTTGAAAAAGAGTACGACGTTGATCCAGATTTTATTAAAAACAAATTATATAAAGAACCAAATCCAAATGCTTATTTAGCAACTTACGCTAAATTTTTAATTAAGCATAAAGACACGGAATTCTGCAGAAAAATCATTTTTAAAGGAATGAAGTCTTTCGTTAAGAATTATATTAAACAATTCGATAACTGCAAAGAAGTTCCAGTACATTTTGTTGGTTCTATTGCATTTTATTTGAAAGACGAATTACAAGAAACTTTCAATAAATATGAACTTCAATTAGGAAACGTTTTAAGAAGACCTATTGATGGATTAATTGCATATCATGTCGCTAATCAATAG
- the pfkA gene encoding 6-phosphofructokinase, translating into MPKTIKKVGVLTSGGDSPGMNAAIRAVVRTCAYHNIECIGIYRGYQGMIEGDFKEMGPRSVNNIVNKGGTILKSARSVEFRTPEGRKKAHENLVKAGIDALVVIGGDGSFTGGLIFNSEYDFPVMGIPGTIDNDIYGTSFTLGYDTALNTVVDCIDKIRDTASSHNRLFFVEVMGRDAGHIALNAGIGAGAEEILIPEEDLGLDRLLDSLQKSKASGKSSSIVVIAEGDKIGKNVFELKDYVEANLPEYDVRVSVLGHMQRGGSPSCFDRVLASRLGMKAVESLLEGKSNYMVGLKEDKVVLTPLEQAIKGKSEIDRELLRVSDIMST; encoded by the coding sequence ATGCCAAAAACAATAAAAAAAGTAGGTGTTCTTACCTCAGGAGGAGATTCACCTGGAATGAATGCTGCAATTCGAGCGGTTGTTCGTACTTGTGCATATCATAATATAGAATGCATCGGAATTTATAGAGGGTATCAAGGAATGATTGAAGGCGACTTCAAAGAGATGGGACCTCGTAGTGTAAATAATATTGTAAACAAAGGCGGAACGATCTTAAAATCGGCTCGTTCAGTTGAGTTTAGAACTCCAGAAGGTAGAAAAAAAGCGCACGAAAATCTTGTAAAGGCAGGTATTGATGCTCTTGTTGTAATTGGTGGAGACGGTAGTTTTACAGGAGGTTTGATTTTTAATTCAGAATACGATTTTCCAGTAATGGGAATTCCAGGAACTATCGATAATGATATTTATGGTACAAGTTTTACTCTAGGGTACGACACGGCTTTAAATACTGTTGTTGATTGTATCGATAAAATTAGAGATACAGCAAGTTCGCATAATCGTCTGTTTTTTGTAGAGGTTATGGGTAGAGATGCTGGTCATATTGCTCTTAATGCCGGTATTGGAGCTGGAGCAGAAGAGATTCTTATTCCTGAAGAAGATTTAGGATTAGATCGTCTTTTAGATTCACTTCAAAAAAGTAAAGCTTCAGGAAAATCATCAAGTATTGTGGTAATTGCTGAAGGAGATAAAATTGGTAAAAACGTATTCGAACTAAAAGATTATGTTGAGGCAAATCTTCCAGAATACGATGTAAGAGTTTCTGTTTTAGGACACATGCAACGTGGTGGTTCTCCATCTTGTTTTGACCGTGTTTTAGCAAGCCGTTTAGGAATGAAAGCTGTAGAATCTTTATTGGAAGGAAAATCTAACTATATGGTTGGATTGAAAGAAGATAAAGTTGTTTTAACTCCATTAGAGCAGGCTATTAAAGGAAAATCAGAAATTGATAGAGAATTATTAAGAGTGTCTGACATTATGTCGACATAA
- the gap gene encoding type I glyceraldehyde-3-phosphate dehydrogenase, which translates to MSKVKLGINGFGRIGRIVFRESFNRDNVEVVAINDLLDVDHLAYLLKYDSVHGRFDGTVEVKEGKLYVNGRNIRITAERNPADLKWNEVDVDVVAECTGIFTTIETASEHLKGGAKKVIISAPSADAPMFVMGVNHETAKASDLVVSNASCTTNCLAPLAKVINDNFGIVEGLMTTVHATTSTQMTADGPSRKDWRGGRAAAINIIPSSTGAAKAVGKVIPDLNGKLTGMAFRVPTADVSTVDLTVKLAKETSYEEIMAVLKKASENELKGILGYTEDAVVSQDFISDKRTSIVDATAGIGLNSTFFKLVSWYDNEYGYSSKLIDLSVHIAGLK; encoded by the coding sequence ATGTCAAAAGTAAAATTAGGAATAAACGGATTTGGACGTATCGGAAGAATCGTTTTTAGAGAATCTTTCAATAGAGATAATGTAGAAGTTGTTGCAATCAACGATTTATTAGATGTTGATCACTTAGCTTATTTATTAAAATATGATTCAGTTCACGGTCGTTTCGACGGAACTGTAGAAGTAAAAGAAGGAAAACTTTACGTAAACGGAAGAAATATCCGTATTACTGCAGAAAGAAATCCAGCTGACTTAAAATGGAACGAAGTTGATGTAGATGTTGTTGCTGAGTGTACTGGTATCTTCACAACTATTGAAACAGCAAGCGAGCACTTAAAAGGTGGAGCTAAAAAAGTTATTATTTCTGCTCCTTCTGCTGATGCTCCAATGTTTGTAATGGGAGTAAACCACGAAACTGCAAAAGCTTCTGATTTAGTTGTTTCTAACGCTTCTTGTACTACGAACTGTTTAGCTCCTTTAGCTAAAGTTATCAATGATAACTTCGGAATTGTTGAAGGTTTAATGACTACTGTTCACGCAACTACTTCAACTCAAATGACAGCTGACGGACCTTCTAGAAAAGACTGGAGAGGTGGACGTGCTGCTGCAATCAACATCATTCCTTCTTCAACTGGTGCTGCAAAAGCGGTTGGAAAAGTAATTCCAGACTTAAATGGAAAATTAACAGGTATGGCTTTCCGTGTTCCTACAGCTGACGTTTCTACAGTAGATTTAACTGTGAAATTAGCTAAAGAAACTTCATACGAAGAAATCATGGCTGTATTGAAAAAAGCTTCTGAAAACGAATTAAAAGGTATTTTAGGATATACTGAAGATGCTGTTGTTTCTCAAGATTTCATCTCTGACAAAAGAACATCTATCGTTGACGCTACTGCAGGAATTGGTTTGAACTCAACTTTCTTCAAATTAGTTTCTTGGTATGATAATGAGTACGGATACTCAAGCAAATTGATCGATTTATCTGTACATATTGCAGGTTTAAAATAA